The nucleotide sequence aaagaggctggctgttcacagagctctgtgtccaagcacattaatagagaggcgaagggaaggaaaagatgtgggagaaaaaagtgtacaagcaataggaataaccgcaccctggagaggattgtgaaacaaaacccattcaaaaatgtgggggagattcacaaagagtggactgcagctggagtcagtgcttcaagaaccaccacgcacagacgtatgcgagacatgggtttcagctgtcgcattccttgtgtcaagccactcttgaacaagacacagcgtcagaagcgtctcgcctgggctaaagaaaaaagaactggactgctgctgagttatgttctctgatgaaagtaaattttgcatttcctttggaaatcaaggtcccagagtctggaggaagagaggagaggcacagaatccacgttgcttgaagtccagtgtaagtTTCCACAgccagtgatggtttggggtgccatgtcatctgctggtgttggtccactgtgttttctgaggtcctaggtcaatgcagccgtctaccaggaagttttagagcacttcatgcttcctgctgctgaccaactttatggagatgcagatttcattttccaacagatcttggcacctgcacacagtgccaaagctaccagtacctggtttaaggaccatggtatccctgtccttaattggccagcaaactcgcctgaccttaaccctatagaaaatctatcaggtattgtgaagaggaagatgcgatacgccagacccaacaatgcagaagagctgaaggccactatcagagcaacctgggctctcttaacacctgagcagtgccacagactgatcgactccatgccacgccgcattgctgctgtaattcaggcaaaaggagccccaactgctgtacatgctcatacttttcatgttcatacttttcaattggccaacatttctaaaaatcgaCTACTAAATTTCTGGTATCATGACATCCCAACTGTCCATAGAAGTTCTGTGTCCCATTGCTCGCTTGCCTCTCGAGCTAAACAGGGTAGGGCCTTGTTCTGGAGACCAGACATTGGTTTAAGTGTTCTTAACATTGTGCTGTCTTTTGGATGGGATGTTAAACAGGGATCCCATGGCACTGATAGTGTGAGTATGGGTTTTAAACCATGTCATGGCAAAATATCAAATATGGGCCTCAAATCAACATTGGTACCTAATTATCCCCAGTCTCCAATTGGAACATTTATCCCCTCCTCCCATTGGAACTATTCCCCCAGGTTATTGTTCTGAATGAgaatgttctcagtcaacttaccagGTAAAATAACAGGTTCAATAACAATCTACTTGGCAAATGAGAATCTTCTATTCATGTGTATTAATTAGTCAAAACTCTTTACTGTTCCTGTCCATTCCATCAGTGACCATATGTCAGTTTATTCAGAGCTCTGATGCTGCTGACTACCACAGGTACTGCATCTAAAAGGAGTTCATATATCTGGGGTGGTGGATACTACGGATACATCTACCTGTGAAACCAGATCTCTGCTCACATCAAGTCATGTAGGGTAACTGAGCGGTAGCCTTTCATTTAGTGTTGGGCTGGTAACTGAAATGTTGCtgtttcaaattcacctgctgAAAGTTCTTGGCGTACACGTGAGTAAGCATGTAAACattcagggagggagaggtgattGGAAAATGTATGACAGCTAGCTGCTTGAGGAAAATGTTTGGCCACTCATTTAACATCCGAAATCACAGCACCCTGTGCAAAATACTTACAGCAACATGTAGTCTCCCATCCCAGGGATGCACCGAACTTCCATAGACATACAAGTTCTTCAGTTTGCCATGCTTGTCATTCTCACTAATATTTACCTAATCAAATATTCTACAGTTATAGGTAAAGGAGATTTAAAAACAGTGGCACCGGTTCTTCACGCTTCTTATCGTGGTCCATCTATCTCCTAATGGTGTACATAGAAAACAGAGTAATCTGTAATGTAGTCAGTATTCAAGCAATTGGCTAACAAAGAATCATGGTAAATTAGTCAATTTAGACTATATCAGTACTACAACTACTGTATGGCCTAAATTAAATACATGATTTATTGGTAACTAGGGATGCACATGTTTACCTTGATTAACTAACACGATACACGGTACTGGTAgcatttgttattattaatggTTAGGTAGGAGACTAAGTTAGCTAACATGAAGTTACTGTGCTGTTATTTAGCAAAAGCAATATGCTAACAACACACAAGTAGCTACATTAGGACTGTAGCTAGTTACTGTATCTAACGTTCTGCCGTCGTGTCCACACAGTCTTGTCATGTTCCTTTGGTTTACATGAAACAAACATCTAGATCGCTAACATACGACAGTAATGATTTTGACTTTACAAAGCAACTTTACCTAAAACTCTTACCTGAATCAAATGGATTTGCAACACACGACGTCCTCCACGACAGCTGCATGGAAGTCTAGCTATTAGCTAAACTTGTACCTCACCCCAAAATTTGCAAACCCGTAGAAACTGATTCGTATCCGTAGAACGCGATTTCTATTCGTAGACAGCGATTTGTTACAAATATTTCACAAGTACAgattatttattacatattcaCAACTCAGGAAATACAAGTATGCGAATCTAACGCACTTGCAAATCTTTATGGCAGTAATTttctttgaccccccccccccccatcagaaATGAACGAGAATTTAAGTGAAAGAGTTTGTATCTGTAAATCGCGATGTGTCTTTGTATTTGGTGTTTTTTCTGGGTACATAAGGAGTTGTATGTGTAATTCTAAAGTGGTGTATGTGTAAATACTTGCAAAAAAAGTATTCGTACAGATGCAAATTGTTAGCTCTTGCAAGTCTTTAATCACGCATTCACAGATCTTTAAATACACCTACGAAATGCAAAACCGTCGTGTGAATTGTGATTTGCAGGTGTGCAAATCGCTTTATTTACCCACAAGACATTTGGCAGTCATTTAAGCCCATAGGTTTCTGCGAAGTCTAACATAACCGGAAGCTAGCGGCTTAGCATCTATGTATGCTAACTTGACTTGCTAGCACCGATTTAGAACGTTTGATACAGGTTGAGGAAAAAGTAACCAAACgaaaacatggattatttccaGAAACATATTTCTTCGCAGTTGAATGCAAAAGTCATATTTTGATATGATTTTTAATCTCCAAAAATGTATGCCGTGTCCGATAAAAGACCGGCTCGTCCATTCAATACAGACGGTCCAACCAGTAGCGGAACGTATTGAGTAATCAACATGATTAGAATAACAGtgatatcaaaatgtattttgttactagtaattattacagttttgtatatattttgttggAAATCAGATTTCATCAGTGAAAACAGAATAGCAACTATTAACAATTTGAACAGTTACTAGTAACTTCAGAATAAGTGCTAGAATCTTAACCTTCAGAAgatacattgaaaaaaatactAGTAACAATTGGAAGTTACTATTAACTAAAGAATACGTTTTAGtagcttttaaaacattttatattcctTAATCATTTAATCAAAATGAAGGAGATGGTGACAAAATACTTGTGATGATTGGGATTAAATTGGTGCATGAGTCGCTAAACCATTAAGAGAGATTTGCAGTGACATAAATCGTATTCTCGAGCTTAGACATTTCCTTCATCAACTAGATGTTCAATTACCATTTGTTTTTTGTAGTCTGTCCACAATAAATCAGCTGTAAACAAAAGCATTATAAATATTACTGAggtttatttcaaatgttaaggAATTACAGATAGAACAGTCAAGAACACTTTCCTTAGGTCAACCAACAGCCTTTTCTAccctcactcacactcacacacacatggttaTATCTATGCTGTTTAAGGGACAAGACAgttactttaaaaaataaaataaaaggggATTTCATTAATAGATGATTCATGTCAAATACATGTAAATGGGGAACTGCAGAtgctgaaaagaaaacaagcagTGCATGGAATGGAGATTACTGTGTACATTACTGACAAAAATTGTATAATGTAATTTTATACTTAAAGAACGTAATTGTTTACACCGGTCAGTgcacaataaaatgcatataacCTATCTGTACAGTTACAGCAGTTTAGGGTAAAAGGttcaaaataaattcaaaacTTTCTTAGAAACCATGCTCTTAGACAGGAGACTGATAAAAGGCTTTTTTTCATTGCCATCTTTTGTGGTTAAAGATAGGTATCAGATTGTGTTTATTGAGGACATTTTCATTAGCTTAATTGATTGtgttgtatacatttatttattctacCATTTCAATATTCCATAATGTCTCCCATAATGTAATTAGTGAGTTGAAGATATTTTGTACTTAGGACTATCAAAGGGTGCAGAAATAGTATGTGCAATCAACTTGGGAGGAGCCACAGAATACAAATAGTAACATATAACTTTTCTTAAGTATCAATCAATGTATACTAAATCACACAGACACTGGCAGTATCTTAAGCCAAAGATTTCAACTCCACACTTTAACCCACTGATAGACCCTTCATGGTCACAACCTGAATACGTCGGCTTATATGAtgttatttaattgtatttaatgAAAGACAGTTCCTTTTAGGAACAAACCACAAATGAGGATCAAGCTAGGAAGTTGGGGTAAGAATAATGGGTCTTCTCAAGCACAGTGCAATTCATCCATGGTTTTTGTATCCAGGAAATGGGTTTAGCTTAGCACCACATGGCGGTCAAATACAGACTTTCTCTGTTCTTGGACCTGCCTCCTCCAGCGCTGCTGAGCATGTTCCACCTTGTTCAGCATATTGGGACGAGAGGCGGAACGAGACAGTACGTTGTGGGCGTTGGCgaaaggctgctggtcctgaacCCAGAGACAACACAGTGAGGAATACAGTGAAGAAGGTTTTGGGTCAAAAGAGAGATTACAGAGACTATACAAGATAATTGGTTTAACAAATAAGTTGATAAACCAATATGGACAGGGGACTGGATGCACGTACcccaacatcatcatcattctggATGAGCTGTGAATGTCCAAAGAGCCTCCTCTTCAGTATGGGCTCCAGGAGGGTCAGGTACACCATGTAGAGGAGCAGCAGGCCCAGGATGGACAGGTAGATTATGATTGTCACCTGGAACCCAATGGCAATAAACTCATTAACCCAAATCACGTAGTCTCCGCTTCAACACTTATGTCAAACTAAAAGGCGTTGGGTTACAATGcacaaaataattatgttaATGAGATACAACAGGAGAAAACGTTTGGAACTACATCCAACTCAGAGCCCTGATATTTCCAACCTGAATATCACAAATGTCACCATTTGATAATTTTTGGGTTATTTAAACACTAGAGTACAGTTTCATAACATTTGTGCATTAGCAACAAACTGGTTGGTGGATTTACCCTGATGGTTCCAGAACTTCTCTCCTCGTATTTGCATTCACAACGCAGACAGTACGCCTCCACATCCTTTCCATCAACTGGCATTGGGTCCACAACATGTAGACAGTTgctgaaaataaacataaataattatacatttgaaaAGCACAAAGATTAAAATCATTAATAGTTCTCCAAATGATTTCAGATCATTCACGACAGTGTGAAAACGTGAGCCTAATCCAACAGCCAAGCCTCAAATACACCACTCTAGACAGTATACTAAAGCTTGGAGACAGTCAAAAATCTATATAAGGTTGAATTGCCTGAATTGACGCAATACAATAAATAGTTTGTCCCATTAACAATAATTTATATTTGCAAACCTACTAAAAAAATGTACTTGGCATTTCTCTAGTATCGTAGTAGTTTCTTATAGTAATTAATGATTTCAACATGCTTGTGACAAATGGTGGAGTTAGTTGGTATGGATAATATACGATTTATCGTCCCAGCTCCACAGTATAAAATATAACAGACACACCAATCCTTTAGGGACACATTTTGCTTGTAGATCTGTCCATCAATGTCTCTGTACGGTGGGCAGATACATTTACACCGGATATCCTCAGAATTCTAGGGACAACGGGGAAAATGTTTGAAGTGAACCTTATTATCCCATAAAAGTAGTGATACAACTAACACAACCAATGCagtaataattacaataaatgCACCTTTACCGAGCAGGTTAGCAAGTCACAGCCGTCACATAAAACGTTAGCCTGAGAGAGATCAGCCTGCGAATTAACTAGCTAGCTCCCTTGTCTAAATGACTCATTAAATTACTATCAACAATAGGGAAATAAACTATAGGGAGGGCACTAAGACACTTAATGGTGGTCAGCTAACTAGGTAAAGCAAACAGTCATGTGAACAAAGCCAAATATTGTTAAGTATACCTTAGCATCAGTCGTGTGTGTTGACATCAAtaacaaaccaacaaaaacacagagcaaGTTGAAGGCAACGCCTGACATATTTGTATCTCTTATATACCCAGAATACAATATACCAAAAAAAAACCTATGTGATGTAAAATTCATAAACGAACAGACAACTAGCAAGCTAGATAGCAACGGCtatcaacacaaacatttccGGCTTCGACTGAGCAGCTGACAACTGCATGACATCACGTCCTGTGCGGTAAAAATGGGTAGGTTAGAATATTAATAGCTGTCATGCTATTGACATTCTGTTTTGGATTTCTCATgtctgatgaagaaataaaaatataagtaATGTGAATCTGCAGGAATACAGCGAGGCAgacaattgttttgtttaatttaaaagcaATAACAATTCTATCAAATATAACAAAAGAGGACTCCATATATTCAAAACACCATTATTGCAGTATTACATACTGCTCAAAAGGGAACCCTTAAGGGAACCCTTAAATCAAACATTGATGAGAACGATTAAAGAAATGTtataaagatcaaaatctttatagtaatttgttgagaacaaaaagATGTAactggtcaatggaaaccaaaatcaccaaccaatcaagggctggattcaaactcacactgaaaatcaaagcaAACAGTTGAAAGCACATCCTGTTCCAAATTGTGTGAATTTTatctggacagtctgtggcaccaTTTGGCTCTgtcagatgcaccaatacataacgtcccagaggttctcagttgcattcaggtctggggaatgtgagagCCAGTCAagggcatcaatgcctttgtcatccaggaactgcccacacactctggccacatgaggccggtcATTGTCCTGCACTAGGAGGAACCCagagcccactgcaccagtgtaaagTCTGGGTCAGAGGATTTAATCCCGGtaactaacagcagtcagggcaccgttggctagcacatggaggtctgtatgaccctccaaggatatgcctccccagaccaatTGACCTACCGctaaaccagtcatgctggatgatgctgTAGGCAGCACAACATTCACCACCCCGTCTCCatactctttcacatctgtcacatgtgctcagcaGGAACCTGCTCTcacctgtgaagagaacgggtcaccaatggcggacctgccaattctggtgtcctctggtgaatgccaatcgagcagCACAATGCTGGGTTGTGATCACAGGTCCCACTTGAATACGTCAGGCCCACATGGAGtctgtttttgacagtttggtcagaaacatacacaccagtagcctgctggaggttattttgtatttttggcagtgctcctcctgtttctccccacacaaaggagcagatactggtcctgctgctgatttgatgcccttctacggccctgtccagctctcctcatgtaatggcTTGTCTCCTGGTatttcctccatgctcttgagactgtaatGGGAGACACAGCTAACTTTCTTGtgacggcatgtatggatgtgccatcctggaggaactGGAATACCTGTGTAACcagaatgggctgcaggtaccacctcatgctaccattagtgacaaggacactagcaaaatgctaaactaaataagaatcagtcaggaagaataaggagagagcgattatctgtggccaccacctgcaaaaccattcccattTTAgggattgtcttgctgttgcctctccagcgcacctgtcactttcatttgcactaaaacaggtgacattgattcacaatcgcttatgcttcctcactggacagattgatatcactgaagtttaattgacttggtgttatactgtgatgatacgttccattaattattttgagcagtgtatatttggTTGTTGCTTTCATATTGAAAATTCAGAAAGTTAAAAAAGCAAAGGCAGGATATTatgtttattgatttatttacaaTTTGTTAGATGTACAATCATAAAAATATAGACACATTTAGTTTCTATGACACAAGTAAATAGATAgggtgaatattgtgaaaatgggaCAGTTGATTAAAATGGGACATTTAAGCTTTTTAATATAATTCTTTGTATGTGTCCCATTTTTACAATACTCAAAGTGTCCAATTTACATACTACTCACCCTACATCTATTTTAAAATTCTCCCAATCcatttcataaaaatgtataatctgACTTACTCTACATTTAGTCACACCACTCAATCATCTCACTCCTTTGAGAAGGGAAAAGTAGTCTTTGGCAGCTGTTTGAATGATCATAATGAAGAGCTTGGCTTGATGCATGGACATTATAGAACAGGTCGTGTTCACTAAAATCCCAGTAACATGAAGTATTAACATTCATTTTGAAGATGCAAATGTTTTCAGGACACTGATTACAATTATTAATTTGATGCAGCAAAAATACAGGTTGTACGGAGATGTACAGAATGCAGATTActaaaatacattaacatttatatCTAAAACTTTTTACACAATATACAAAACATTCATCAGGATAATTGCTTTTGtggtgtcacaaaaatgtttgtaGAGCTTAAAAGTTCCCAACATAACGTCATATTTGTGCTATATTCTTTTTTCAAATTGAGGCATTTTCTGTCATCAATTcagatttaaatgtaaaacaactttTATAATGTTTGTGATAAGTTTTAGGCTGTTTTGGACATTGAACAAAAAACTGTGAACCTTTTTACAATTAACTGTCACATTCACCTTCTACACAATTGGTAAAAATTCCATTTTGATTATAAAGCATTTCAAGACATTGTTGTTATCACCAGTATGTGGAATCTAAGACTGGAAGCTGAACATCAAAGAAGTCTGTCTAAAATGTCCAAGGCTCACATACAGGAGGTGGGTCTGGTATATAAGTACAAACAGAGCTTTAGAGGTAAGGCGAATGTGATTGTGAAAGCTGCCCTTGTCTGCGCCATGACAGTCCAGTAACAACCGATGCACTGAAATTCCAATTGAAGTCCATTTGAGAAAAGTGTCacagtctgtttctgtctctaaGTTAGCTTTACCCGCGGCCAGTCTctgtacaacaggatatgcttTTTGTTTGTCAATGAATAACTTGACAGGTGCAATCAGTAATTTGTAGAAGCATTTTGTTTAGCAACATGATGGAAGTGTCTTCTTATGGACGAAGGAATCTCAAGACCTTAGAACGTAGGAATCGGATGAAGGATTTGGGGAACATTTCTCTAGACTCCTGTGCTGTGTAATTGAAGAAGTTTTGTGGGTGGGCCAATACATCAAACAATGCCTTCATAAGTTTCTTATCCTAAAAAGAgaatgtaaacaaacaacagAAAAGATTAGAATTTAATCTGAGATGGAGCCAAAAGTAATCTGACATTTTTATGCTGGTGCTCAAGTTTTGCGCCTGAAATATTTTGTGTCCACAAGAGGACAGTATATGATAAGAAAATTCTCGTTTTTTCCTTACCTTTAGAATTTCTTGGTGATTTTCTGAGGCATATAATCTTCCATCTCTGACTATATCTTCAATGAGTTCCTGGTAGTCCTCTGAAAATATATCAAACATATTAACTCTATTaattctacattattttaccaaTTGGAAGTAGTGGGGGATATATTATGTAACCTAGAACTATCAAGACTTTAAGgagcactgtgtagaatcccgCCTCTAAAATTTATAAGACTTAATGCAAATTGATAGATGAACAGGCAAGCAactttaaatggggaatatctcaggcccTCGAAAACATtgtgtcagaaaaaaatatatattttaaacataacCTAAAAACACTAACTGCAGGGGTCAAGTATGCTTGTATTTTAGCTAGTAATACATTAACAAATcatacacaaaaatatatatatttcataaacaGGTTTTCtaatttattgttgtttatttaccATAAATGATTGAAAGTAACATTTCGTAATAATAAGTATCTTTCTTACCATCATAGGTCACATAGGGGACTTGGAAGCCCTTCCCACTGTTCCCTTCATTGGATTTAAACTGTATCCACAGCCTCTTAGAACGGGACGTAAAAGCAATAGGTCGCTCATAGGTCTGGCAGGTCTCATAGGTTGTCACTGAGTTGGAGAGAGCTATGAATTCAGAAGATGGACACATTATTACATATCAGCATTTAGTACCATTCATTGAACTGAAAATAAAAGATTGTAGTTATAATCCCATGATGTCTAAGAGATGCTATCCTTCTGTTATGTAGCATGTGACTCCCACCAACAGTGCTGCCATCTTCTAATTGTAGTGACATACATCAACAACATCAAATCATCTGCAATCTCTCATGGACAGACTATGCAAACATAAATGGTACCGCAGATCTGTCATGGAACAAGGGAATGTGTGAGATAACAAGCAACATTTGGTCCTTCGGACAAATCAGGATTTTGCATCTTTTAAATATTGGAAAGGTCAGGGACATTTAGCCCATATACTTGCTAAtaagtgtatgtaaatattGTCTAAACAACTACATGAACAGActaagcatttaaaatacaaaagacGGCTTAAGGAAATAcatcataaaatgtatatttaggaGTTTTGACTTGAATGTCAAGTCACCCAACAAGCCCTAATTCCCAGTACAACACGCACCcacgcactcacacaaacactcacagcTCTTCCTCATGACTAGGTAGTCTCCACACTCATCCTCGATGGGGAGGAAGATCTCTGGGACCACGATGAGGATTCTGCGTTTGGGCGGTGGGTTGATGGTCCAGGTGCACTCGATATTTGCAGGGTAGTTCCCTGGGTAATTAGGGGACTGGATGTAGCCGGTAAACTCTCCCAGCTCTCCCccacagtgtctgtctgtgaggtgACAGGACACTGTCAAATAGTTTATGCTGCCATGATGCTGAAACACTAATTATGTACAGTATTATcccaaagtgtgccaagaacaAGAATGATTTAAGCATGGAACGATTGTAAAGGAACCTTTGTGCTTTTAGTATACTCTGTGTAAACCtgcattaaatatattaaaagtgtgaagccatacacacacaaatacatacacaacaaaacacaaaattgcATTTACAGGGCTATACAGATACAGGGCTATTTTCACAGTAAACAATTTACAAAACACTTTCAGGATGCACACAATGAAAATGATACAGCCAACATACTCAGTAATGACACAAATGCCTGAAAAATGGTTGAAAGTAatcaataatacaaatattttggggGCTGTTTTGTTATGAGTACAGTGCAGATTTCAGTATGATCAATCATAAAAAGTTTAACCAAAAACACAAGTGTTACATCCTCTGCCATGTCGTTCATTGAAAGTTTGCTATTTAAActacagtttttctttaatgGCATATTCTCTAAGGTAAATCACATAGAGTGGGGTATACCACAAGGCACCAGTGTTGGCCCtttattgttttctatttttattaaaGAACTACCACTAACCTTGAATTGAGCCTGTATGTCTATGTATGCTAATGATGACATCATATATGTCAGCTACCACAGTAAGATAAgtaacaacaacccaaaacaaagaggggggggggggggggttatgttCTATAAGTTTCACCTCTGTGTGGCCCATAGTAAGATTAACACTTGCCATCTAATGGGGATTAtaagaaatattaaatatggAAACAAACAGACTTCTCTTGTCTGGACATACATACTTTTGCACTGCATGATGTTGGTGGAGCCATCAAAGTCGGTGGTGGTATTTCCAGGGCAGGAGATACAGTAGTTCTGAGCAAACTCTGCCTGATACGTCCCCATAGGACAGCGGATACAGCGATGTGTGCTGGTGTTGTAGTAATGTCCTGGTGAACACTGGACTACAGGAGCAGAATGGAATGATATCGCAGTTTAACCCCTCGGACCAACATACACCAACATAAACCAAtttcaatcaaataaaaaaggCCGAAAGGAGAAGTTTTCCAGCTAAAACCCTGGGCGCCTTCCTAATGGAACACATTTCCCTTCATGTTGCTATTTTGGACCAGAGTTACCAGTGCTCAGgtcaaaaataacaaacaatatgGGGAATATGTTTACTTTATTTTACTGCATAAATTCTGTAGCTAAATAGGCTGGAAAAGCTGCCCTCACCTTTGGTCTCACACTCCTGAAAGGACACGGCGCCATGGTGCTTGGTGACCAGGTTTCCACCACAGTGGAAACAGGAGGTGCGCCCCATCTCTGGCTGATAGGTACCCAAGGTACAGGGCAGGCAAGGGATGAAGCCATCATGGGAGAACTGACCAGGGGGACATTGACCtggcaacacaacaacaaactgGTAAGAAGGATACTTGTTCCAATCAGTTGGATTAAGGCAACATTACCATGATATTGTACATGAGATACTTTAGCAGACAGATAGTGTTATCTGGAGAGCAATGTACCATTACAGGACTTAGGCAAAAACAGCAATGTCAGAGTAATGCTAGTCCATTATCTTCTGGGGAACAAACTCTTTCATATCTCATGAGTGACTTCAACAGTCTCTCCCCATAGCTCTTTTTTG is from Esox lucius isolate fEsoLuc1 chromosome 2, fEsoLuc1.pri, whole genome shotgun sequence and encodes:
- the tmem9b gene encoding transmembrane protein 9B, encoding MNFTSHRFFFGILYSGYIRDTNMSGVAFNLLCVFVGLLLMSTHTTDAKNSEDIRCKCICPPYRDIDGQIYKQNVSLKDCNCLHVVDPMPVDGKDVEAYCLRCECKYEERSSGTIRVTIIIYLSILGLLLLYMVYLTLLEPILKRRLFGHSQLIQNDDDVGDQQPFANAHNVLSRSASRPNMLNKVEHAQQRWRRQVQEQRKSVFDRHVVLS